The sequence tttcttatcctAATGATGCTGATAGATGAGCAAGATAAAGAATAGGTATTAATTAATTGTAGGAACCTTGACCGGAGAAGTGGAGACAGGAGAACATTACCTGAAGGTTCTGATTCTTGTGTTCCATTAGAACCAATAAGAGCAACGACGTCTCTGTAGAAATGTCTTAACCCAAACATCAAAGTGCAGCTTGGATATAGAACCATTCCTCCTATCCTTCCAAGACAACACAAGGGGATATCTCTCATGATATCACCCAAACACTTACTGCAATCTTGGCTTGATAGATCTGGCGTGCACTGAACAAGAGTATAAACTTCCTGGGCCCCAGACAAGGTTGCGTTCTTTGTTGCAAATTTCATGGTGCCCGCAGGACCAGCATTCGCAGCCTCACCCACTGCATCACTCAACGTTTTGGATAACAACCAGAACCCATAGCTTCCTTCTTCCTTTGTTGAACTCGTTACGTTATAATCCATGAAGCTAAACCTAGGCCACTCTTCCACGGTGGAGAAAAAACAACGGTTGGAATAGCGAACCAAACATTCGTGGTACCAAATTAAGGCCTCTTTGGAGTGGGGACACCTTAGGGTTATTTGTTGGGTTGCAGTTTTAAAGCATTCTTGGCACGTGTGGTTGGTGACATCGCCACGGCACATGAAGGAGCCATAAATGGTTTCACCGACGTCTCCACCACCCGCTGTGGTGTTGTAGAATTGTGCAGTGGTGGCGTGAGAAGATAGGGATGCGAGGAGGGTTTGGAGGTTAGATTGGTAGGCACTGTTTGGAGTGAAGGTTTTGTTGCTTGAACAGCTATGATTCAAGTAGTTACTGTTAAGGTCAGTAGCTTCGGTTGTTGTGGAAAAATTGAAGAAGCCCAGAATGAAAAGGTGAATGAGTAACAACATGTCGACACGCTCATTCACTCATTTGGTGTTTGTTGGATAATTAATAATGTTGGGACATGAATAATCAGTGTAAACAACCCATTCAAGAAGATAGTATTTcaggacttttttttgtcaacaaGAAGACTTCCCACAAGAAATTTAAAAGTAGGATGTAAGCCGATTGTACCCGATCCGTGAATatgtcaaattcaaattcaatttaattagatGTTTGAGTTACATTAAGGAATtagaatgaattaatttaaatttaatgaatcccattaaaattaaattgggtGACAAGTTTAGAGTTATGAATCCAATCAAAATCTAATTCAACCtgtgtataattaaaattaatataaaaatcttaaattaagCACATatcctttttaaaaataatacatgatttatgcttattttaagataataacacttgacaattttttaaatttttcttaaaatttggaagaggtgatttttttttaatgatataatttaattcaatccaacaaaattaaaattagattgGATTGAGTtgacaaagtaaaaaaaataaacctaaTTCAATCCGAtctaacaatttaattaaattgaattaaaaaatcaacaacACTCATTTCAATGTGTACCACTTATCCTCCTCTTATTTAAAAGTATCAAAGTAGGAAAAGTAATTTAGTTTGAATAAAGATCGAACCTATAATTTGACTGGTCAACTGCACATGTATATCTTCTATATCCCAGAAAAAACCCGCTCTCCAATTGAAAAAATGATACGAAataaatatagtatttatattaatatatatatatatatatatatataactgaaACTgagtgttattatttttataattgtcaATGAATGAATAAGACTTGCTTATGCGTTAATGGTTTACCTGTAGTTTAAAAGGTGGGGAAGGTTCCTTAGTTTGAACACAGAGCCTATAGTTTGACTGGTTGATCAACACTACGcgtatatatattatatctcatgttttaaatcttttttataaaatgagttaTTCTTTAAAATCAACCACATTTGTTCACATGCCTGTTTCGGTGTTAGTATCATTATATATTATCTCAAAAAACTTATAATACTTATCGATATTAAATGAGACAAACTTCTCTATCCgtaaatttttcttttggattGAATTTTGATATGTTGTTGATTAAATTTTTCTACAATATTGTCAGTCAATTTAGAAGCTATCCTCAAtatcacattattattattattattattattattattattattattattaaacctATGAATCTTATCATACATCACAATTCATCATGGATggtagaattaaaaaaaatacacaattaaaTCATTCTAATTGAattccattttatttcttaCAAAAAGCATAATTACcacacctaattttttttttttgaaaaagatgaatatattcattaccaaaaaaaaaacagatcaaCACAAAGCGATCCCACGGATCTAGCAGATCAAAAACCCAAGCAgacaaaagaacaaaaacaaacaccaccTAAGGGATCATAAGTACCACACCTAATTAATAATACTTATGTACCTAactataagattttttaaattaattcatatttttttaaaagttagttGATTTAGTTAGTAATACtaaatttattagtaatttatattatttttctaaaattatcttaaattattGGACTCGTCATCTCTATTtcgatttaattatattttacctaATTAAGATgtgttagtctttttttttcgatccataaagatatttttgaaaaatactaacatgaaaaaaaaaatcatattaaaacgtacatacaaaattaataaaagtatCTTATATTTAAAGATAGAGATATATATAGTATTTGTTTCATTACTTCTTTCTTACTCCACAGCCTAGAAATATAGTAATTTCTAaagaatttaacaaaatatgataataatgtaaatgttttttatactatgataaattatttataatatgataaaattattaattttttaataattactttaaaattcatatttaagatgatttttaattaattaataatgtaaaaaatacacTAATATTGAATCAAAATTGAACTCATTCTCAATCAAAATTGATATGttgttattcaaatattttattttcataattttctttaatttcaaaacttcaatcaatttaatttttcatattaataaaagaatggCATTATTATAATAGTGGCGTttgctataatattttttctctttataatattTGCATAATGCACAAAATATTAGTGTAAATGTAACGTTTCTTAGTTGTTAATATTTTGTTGAAGATACAATATCAAAAGCAAGAGAAAGaactgaacttttttttttaattttttcgtaagaaaaattatttgtcGCTGCTTTAATTGTAGTCAAATCAAATTACAACCCTTCTAAAGTGATAATTTTCTGACCaactagacaaaaaaaattaattggttaaatcaaatttgaaagtttcttaaaatttactcattaaaaattatgaactgAAATTTTCTTTAACTACAATCACAATACGTGCATTTCGTGTGTTTCTTTGGTTGCGTTTGCGACGCAGTCGCTATAGAGGTGAGAGGGGGGACGTCACCCCAGCAGAAGAACATTCCGTAGACAGTGTCGGAGTGGTTTCTACCGGCGACGGTGGTGTTGTAGAATTGCTTGATAGCAGTGGCGTTGGAAGATAGATAAGAGAGAAGGCTCCTCAAGTTTTCATTTGGAAGGCGCTGTTTGGAGTGGTAAGGGTCAGGCTTAGCTTTCTGAACAAAAGTGGTACTTCCAAAAACGCTTTTCTTCACTCCTTAAAATTGATGAAGCTGACTAGGGTAAAGATGTAGACATGCTTTAAGGAAGCCATGGACTTGTTTGTTAATTAATCTTAGCTAGATAGCAGTAGCACTACTATGCCATGTCATTGTGGAGTTTGCCATGGCAATGGACTGTACTTAAAGCTTGAAGCTAGACGACACAAGTCAAAAAGCACTTAGTAAACaaaattttccttcattttcttgGAAGCTGTATTCCAGTTCCAAATCACTTTCCATTCAATAAGCATATATGGACGTTAAGCTCTATCTATTCCCAGCATTTAATTTTTCGATCCGTTCATATGCTTGCTGTGGATATGTTTCTTTGAGTTCCCCATTGTAACCCATTGGGAATAAATTTTCATgcgattttaatattttacagGGAATCGAAAAAAGTGACGGATAATTTAACATTAATCCCATGCGCGCGCAATATGGAGTATTTTAATTAAGTGTATGCATTAGCTGTAAAACTTAGACCCGTCAATCTTTAATTGCATACTTCTTTTTCAGAATTCACACACGTACACATAGCTCGTGAATGCCAAATCAACATTTTCCATTTTCGTaagaaaaatttgtaattaaaatctTTATAAAAAGAATACTACTGTCAAAAGCATTTAATCCAAAAAGTTGATTcaatcatatttataatcttaatAGAGGGATTTTTATATAACCATACCACAGGCAGCTGAGGAATATCTGATTCACTTGTTTGAAGATGGAATGCTCTATATATGCAATTCACGCAAGGCGTATTACTCTTAGTaagttgatataattttttaaattctttactAAATTTACCTTTCATCGATCATCAAATCATCCATGAATTTATCTTCCATATTCTACGCTGCTTTGGTGGATGaatgtatttgttttttctttattacaaaaaaaaatgattattctattatgttattaattaattgcatTCAAAAGAATATTCTACAATCTGTAATTTGTATGATGGAATTTTCTTTGGGGGATGCAGTAAATTCTAGACCAAAAAACAACTCATGGTAGTGTACTGGTTGGgaaaatttgtgtaattttttttataaaaaaattcattgtttttACAAGTGCGCTTTGAGTTCTGCCATGTCATGTCCATCCATCAGGATGTGGGTAGAGGGAAGAACATAAAGAGAACaagtcatatatttttttttaaatatctttttacatcaattaAGATCACAATCCATATGATAATtggaatatttataaatttttacatactttcaacatcaattttagaAACAACCGATGCAGAGATACATTTAcacattagtttttaaaattgatattgataatatttgactttttacattattaaataCAACATCCGTTCCAAATTGATGTTAAACGATTTTTTTACTAAGCTGTTAAATGTCTTTTTGTGGTAATGTCATGTTTATggcaaataaatatattatgcaGGTTAAACTTTC comes from Glycine soja cultivar W05 chromosome 20, ASM419377v2, whole genome shotgun sequence and encodes:
- the LOC114402117 gene encoding putative cysteine-rich receptor-like protein kinase 9 codes for the protein MLLLIHLFILGFFNFSTTTEATDLNSNYLNHSCSSNKTFTPNSAYQSNLQTLLASLSSHATTAQFYNTTAGGGDVGETIYGSFMCRGDVTNHTCQECFKTATQQITLRCPHSKEALIWYHECLVRYSNRCFFSTVEEWPRFSFMDYNVTSSTKEEGSYGFWLLSKTLSDAVGEAANAGPAGTMKFATKNATLSGAQEVYTLVQCTPDLSSQDCSKCLGDIMRDIPLCCLGRIGGMVLYPSCTLMFGLRHFYRDVVALIGSNGTQESEPSGNVLLSPLLRSRKNEINCDKKSFAK